A stretch of the Archangium violaceum genome encodes the following:
- a CDS encoding serine/threonine-protein kinase — protein MGSFDDKERRTVVTDERRTAVAEERHTVVTDERRTVALPEGNAPGPQPKTRSDETPALGRGTPLDRYVVLDPLGQGGMGMVYAAYDSVLDRKVALKLLPRGDSDEGPEVTSGRARLLREAQAMARLSHPNVVAIYDVYQHGTQVFMAMELVEGQTLLQWQRERPRTWREILTAFLAAGRGLAAAHAAGLVHRDFKPTNVLVGKDGRVRVTDFGLARPHNAPAELGSDDGAPSPDTGPVKPHSLLELELTQRGAVLGTPAYMAPEQFRGAIADARTDQFSFAVSLWEALYGERPFEGGSPSERRENVLAGRIKPPPPYSKVPPWVNRALLRALNTAPEARYPSLDALLAILERNPAQVRRRWLTAVGLLLLVTASGALAWSSWRQRRAHLCTGSQESLKAVWGKTRQDAIERAFLATSLSYARDTWARVHGALDTYTRAWTDMHQDTCEATRIRGEQSEAVMSLRMACLESRRQELAALTEVFTDADATVVEKALSATSSLRSLRGCADVEALMAEVKPPEDIFVRGSVEVARAQLARVKALTEAGKYKDALALASEVDERAATLGYEPIRAESLFMKAWAQIISGDSQGVPPLLMQALWLAHAARHDTLAAAAAVRLMGYYSNRGPQEEAERWEHFAEASLNRIGERGELRAIFFNNRGLALYHQGKFAEAYEAFDRAFALAEQTLGPANATTLRYASNSLAALDNLDRVDESLRALETLVRLGENNLGPGHPFLTQPLTNLANMYALQGRNAEARRLLDRVREIGQQAYRSDSEEWAHFHIAYGDLEAAEGHDAAALEHYNEAVRRFRELMGPEGPYLMQALVNVAEAQTSLERLSEAQRTFQQVVELAKKDPKQHEHVYTKALVGLADLHDVRGQHEKALRLRQQALELREKNLGPAHITTAMMRVSIGASYLELGQAARALAIFEKEQPLFEKTMGVDSPVGVLPLEGKGEALQRLGRSTEAIPVLERVLRVVENRPVRPAYRASTQFAMARALWAAGQQPERALRLAHSARTTFSRAPILHAKALAELESLLKRYDPKTATPGPLAQPAAP, from the coding sequence ATGGGGTCTTTCGATGACAAGGAGCGCCGGACGGTCGTGACCGACGAGCGCCGCACGGCCGTGGCCGAGGAGCGGCACACGGTCGTGACAGACGAGCGCCGCACGGTTGCCCTGCCCGAGGGTAACGCGCCAGGACCCCAGCCGAAGACCCGCTCTGATGAGACACCCGCGCTCGGCCGGGGAACGCCGCTGGACCGGTACGTGGTGTTGGATCCCCTGGGCCAGGGCGGCATGGGCATGGTGTACGCCGCCTATGACTCGGTGCTGGACCGGAAGGTGGCGCTGAAGCTGCTGCCGCGCGGTGACTCCGACGAGGGTCCCGAGGTGACGTCGGGGCGGGCCCGGCTGCTGCGCGAGGCGCAGGCCATGGCGCGGCTGTCCCACCCCAACGTGGTGGCCATCTACGACGTGTACCAACACGGCACCCAGGTCTTCATGGCCATGGAGCTCGTGGAGGGGCAGACGCTGCTGCAGTGGCAGCGGGAGCGGCCACGCACCTGGAGGGAGATCCTCACGGCCTTCCTGGCCGCGGGCCGGGGCCTGGCCGCCGCGCACGCCGCCGGGCTCGTGCACCGCGACTTCAAGCCCACCAACGTCCTGGTGGGCAAGGACGGCCGCGTCCGGGTGACGGACTTCGGCCTGGCGCGTCCGCACAACGCGCCCGCGGAGCTCGGCTCCGACGACGGGGCGCCCTCCCCGGACACCGGTCCGGTCAAGCCCCACAGCCTGCTGGAGCTGGAGCTGACACAGCGGGGCGCGGTGCTGGGCACTCCGGCCTACATGGCGCCCGAGCAGTTCCGCGGTGCCATCGCGGATGCGCGCACGGACCAGTTCTCCTTCGCCGTGTCGCTGTGGGAGGCCCTCTACGGCGAGCGTCCCTTCGAGGGCGGCTCTCCCAGTGAGCGCCGGGAGAACGTGCTGGCCGGGCGCATCAAGCCCCCGCCGCCCTACTCCAAGGTGCCGCCCTGGGTGAACCGCGCCCTGCTGCGCGCGCTCAACACCGCACCGGAGGCCCGCTACCCGTCGCTGGACGCGCTGCTGGCCATCCTGGAGCGCAACCCGGCCCAGGTGCGCCGCCGCTGGCTGACCGCGGTGGGCCTGCTCCTCCTCGTCACCGCCTCGGGCGCGCTGGCCTGGTCCTCCTGGAGGCAGCGGCGCGCCCACCTGTGCACCGGCAGCCAGGAGAGCCTGAAGGCGGTCTGGGGCAAGACCCGTCAGGACGCCATCGAGAGGGCCTTCCTCGCCACCAGCCTGTCCTATGCTCGCGACACCTGGGCCCGCGTGCACGGAGCGCTCGACACGTACACCCGGGCGTGGACGGACATGCACCAGGACACCTGCGAGGCCACGCGCATCCGGGGCGAGCAGTCCGAGGCCGTCATGTCCCTGCGCATGGCCTGCCTGGAGAGCCGCCGTCAGGAGCTGGCCGCGCTCACCGAGGTCTTCACCGACGCCGACGCCACCGTGGTGGAGAAGGCCCTCTCCGCCACCAGCTCCCTGCGCTCCCTCCGGGGCTGCGCGGACGTGGAGGCCCTGATGGCCGAGGTGAAGCCTCCCGAGGACATCTTCGTGCGGGGCTCCGTGGAGGTGGCACGCGCCCAGCTCGCCCGCGTCAAGGCGCTCACCGAGGCCGGCAAGTACAAGGACGCCCTGGCACTGGCCTCGGAGGTGGATGAGCGGGCGGCGACGCTCGGCTACGAGCCCATCCGCGCCGAGTCCCTCTTCATGAAGGCCTGGGCGCAGATCATCTCCGGGGACAGCCAGGGAGTCCCTCCGCTGCTGATGCAGGCGCTGTGGCTGGCGCATGCCGCCCGGCACGACACCCTCGCGGCGGCGGCCGCCGTGCGGCTGATGGGCTACTACAGCAACCGCGGGCCCCAGGAGGAGGCCGAGCGCTGGGAACACTTCGCGGAGGCCTCGCTCAACCGGATCGGAGAGCGCGGCGAGCTGCGCGCCATCTTCTTCAACAACCGGGGCCTGGCGCTCTACCACCAGGGCAAGTTCGCCGAGGCCTACGAGGCCTTCGACAGGGCCTTCGCCCTCGCGGAGCAGACGCTCGGCCCCGCGAACGCGACGACGCTGCGCTACGCCAGCAACTCGCTGGCCGCGCTGGACAACCTGGACCGTGTCGACGAGTCCCTGCGCGCACTCGAGACGCTCGTCCGGCTGGGCGAGAACAACCTCGGGCCCGGCCACCCGTTCCTCACCCAACCCCTGACGAACCTGGCGAACATGTACGCCCTCCAGGGGCGCAACGCCGAGGCGCGCCGCCTGCTGGACCGGGTGCGGGAGATCGGCCAGCAGGCGTACAGGAGCGACTCGGAGGAATGGGCCCACTTCCACATCGCCTACGGAGACCTCGAGGCCGCCGAGGGTCATGACGCCGCGGCGCTCGAGCACTACAACGAGGCCGTGCGCCGCTTCCGGGAGCTGATGGGCCCGGAGGGCCCGTACCTGATGCAGGCGCTCGTGAACGTGGCGGAGGCCCAGACGTCGCTGGAGCGGCTGTCCGAGGCGCAGCGGACCTTCCAGCAGGTGGTGGAGCTGGCGAAGAAGGACCCGAAGCAGCACGAGCACGTGTACACCAAGGCCCTGGTGGGGCTCGCGGATCTGCACGATGTGCGAGGCCAGCACGAGAAGGCGCTCCGGCTGCGCCAACAGGCGCTGGAGCTGCGCGAGAAGAACCTGGGCCCCGCGCACATCACCACGGCGATGATGCGCGTGAGCATCGGCGCCAGCTACCTCGAGCTGGGGCAGGCCGCCCGCGCGCTGGCCATCTTCGAGAAGGAGCAGCCCCTCTTCGAGAAGACGATGGGAGTGGACTCGCCCGTCGGCGTGCTGCCCCTGGAGGGCAAGGGCGAGGCGTTGCAGCGGCTGGGACGGTCCACCGAGGCCATCCCCGTCCTCGAGCGCGTGC
- a CDS encoding GNAT family N-acetyltransferase → MIRSATPADIPAIARLIRALAEYEKLSHEVVLREEDLHQHLFGARPYAEVVLAEDGGQVVGFALFFHNYSTFLSRPGIYLEDLFVLPEHRGHGHGKKLLSHLAKLALERGCGRFEWSVLDWNTPSIEFYKSFGAVPMNDWTVFRVTGDALRRLARAT, encoded by the coding sequence ATGATTCGATCAGCCACCCCCGCGGATATCCCCGCCATCGCCCGGCTCATCCGGGCCCTGGCCGAGTACGAGAAGCTCTCCCATGAGGTCGTCCTCCGGGAGGAGGACCTGCACCAGCACCTCTTCGGCGCCCGGCCCTACGCCGAGGTCGTCCTCGCCGAGGACGGCGGACAGGTGGTGGGCTTCGCCCTCTTCTTCCACAACTACTCCACCTTCCTGTCCAGGCCGGGCATCTACCTGGAGGATCTCTTCGTGCTGCCCGAGCACCGGGGCCACGGGCACGGCAAGAAGCTGCTGTCACACCTGGCGAAGCTCGCCCTCGAGCGCGGCTGCGGACGCTTCGAGTGGTCCGTGCTCGACTGGAACACGCCCTCCATCGAGTTCTACAAATCGTTCGGCGCGGTGCCGATGAACGACTGGACCGTCTTCCGCGTCACCGGGGACGCGCTGCGGCGGCTCGCTCGGGCCACGTGA
- a CDS encoding WGR domain-containing protein, with protein MRRFEFVEGTSAKFWMADVQGNTFIVVYGRLGTDGQRKEKAFPDEAGARREYERKVAEKLREGYHEVSAEPSSAPAPKGAKGAAAASPKLSLPPRVRGGKPSAEQVTAAVEALTRLDSLVGGRSWKVAQRAREARRALRALGGTEPSSHAALGPVFTSLMAKVVAPRGEPRLPPWVAMELLAELDASAFLRTLEQWKRAPAGAPAQAATGLLARQAEALGEPELALRIGALLEARPRSGSGEGWERRWSALRPHLEGHLVAGGSSLPAWLRSLDAGGDTRLAERLSRLGA; from the coding sequence ATGCGCAGGTTCGAGTTCGTCGAGGGCACCAGCGCCAAGTTCTGGATGGCCGACGTCCAGGGCAACACCTTCATCGTGGTGTACGGGCGACTGGGCACCGACGGTCAGCGCAAGGAGAAGGCGTTCCCCGACGAGGCGGGCGCCCGGCGCGAGTATGAGCGCAAGGTGGCGGAGAAGCTGCGCGAGGGCTACCACGAGGTGTCCGCCGAGCCGTCCTCGGCCCCGGCCCCCAAGGGCGCGAAGGGCGCGGCCGCGGCGTCTCCGAAGCTCTCGTTGCCTCCCCGGGTGCGTGGCGGCAAGCCCTCCGCCGAGCAGGTGACGGCGGCCGTGGAGGCCCTCACCCGGCTCGACTCCCTCGTGGGAGGGCGGAGCTGGAAGGTGGCGCAGCGGGCGCGCGAGGCCCGGCGCGCGCTCCGGGCGCTGGGGGGAACGGAGCCCTCCAGCCACGCCGCCCTGGGCCCGGTGTTCACGTCATTGATGGCGAAGGTGGTGGCTCCCCGGGGCGAGCCGCGGCTTCCGCCGTGGGTGGCCATGGAACTGCTGGCCGAGCTGGACGCCTCGGCCTTCCTCCGGACGCTGGAGCAGTGGAAGCGTGCCCCCGCGGGTGCGCCGGCCCAGGCCGCCACCGGCCTGCTGGCCCGTCAGGCCGAGGCGCTGGGCGAGCCCGAACTGGCGCTGCGCATCGGCGCGTTGTTGGAGGCTCGGCCCCGGAGTGGCTCCGGTGAGGGGTGGGAGCGACGCTGGAGCGCGCTGCGTCCACACCTCGAGGGACACCTGGTGGCGGGAGGCAGCTCGCTGCCGGCGTGGCTGCGCTCCCTGGATGCCGGGGGAGACACGCGCCTCGCCGAGCGACTGTCCCGGCTGGGCGCGTGA